In the Quercus lobata isolate SW786 chromosome 5, ValleyOak3.0 Primary Assembly, whole genome shotgun sequence genome, one interval contains:
- the LOC115989404 gene encoding uncharacterized protein LOC115989404 isoform X1: protein MWTPPCQLHLKPPTERLYRLSRYRLRTLSRWRLCGDRDARVRMLPIAGPVMVRLDLSGHMGGNENIIKCLSVCLYFLPIGDCIVTGISMQNVLLIGENLGGCASISGSLLGENTGCQCVCCQEIDILEKTHKAYCIY from the exons ATGTGGACCCCACCATGTCAGCTCCATCTCAAACCCCCCACGGAGAGGCTGTACAGATTGAGCAGATACCGGCTGAGGACATTGAGCCGGTGGAGGCTTTGCGGAGATCGCGACGCCCGCGTGCGCATGCTCCCGATTGCGGGACCGGTGATG GTAAGATTAGACCTGTCAGGGCATATGGGCGGAAACGAAAACATCATTAAATGCCTTAGTGTATGCTTATACTTCCTGCCTATAGGTGACTGCATA GTGACTGGAATAAGCATGCAAAATGTTCTACTAATTGGGGAGAATCTTGGTGGCTGTGCATCTATTTCTGGATCATTGCTTGGGGAGAATACTGGCTGTCAATGTGTTTGTTgtcaagaaattgatattttggagAAAACCCATAAGGCGTATTGTATTTATTGA
- the LOC115990737 gene encoding receptor-like protein kinase FERONIA has protein sequence MLETVNQSYSVLPCRRFSLAEIKTATNNFNDNIVIGEGRYGKVNQGFIDDRTISVAIKGVNIINSWRRFHELRTEMLVLCQLRHPNLVRLIGYCFQDEQDGFLVFEFVVNGNLARHLYATNLDHDPVPWKRRLQICVGVARGLHCLQTGLKHTRVFYGIR, from the coding sequence ATGCTCGAAACAGTTAACCAATCTTATTCAGTTTTGCCATGCCGTCGATTTTCACTTGCTGAGATCAAGACAGCTACCAATAACTTCAATGATAATATAGTAATTGGCGAGGGTCGTTATGGGAAAGTAAACCAGGGTTTTATTGATGACCGTACCATAAGCGTTGCAATAAAGGGTGTGAATATCATCAATTCATGGCGGAGATTTCACGAGTTAAGGACCGAGATGCTGGTGCTTTGCCAGCTACGCCACCCTAACCTTGTCCGTCTCATCGGATATTGTTTCCAAGATGAACAAGATGGGTTCCTTGTCTTCGAGTTCGTGGTCAATGGAAACCTCGCGAGACACCTCTATGCCACTAACCTCGATCACGATCCGGTCCCATGGAAACGAAGACTACAGATTTGCGTTGGAGTGGCGCGTGGGCTGCACTGCCTTCAAACTGGGTTGAAGCATACCAGAGTGTTTTATGGTATACGTTGA
- the LOC115989404 gene encoding uncharacterized protein LOC115989404 isoform X2 yields the protein MWTPPCQLHLKPPTERLYRLSRYRLRTLSRWRLCGDRDARVRMLPIAGPVMVRLDLSGHMGGNENIIKCLSVCLYFLPIGDWNKHAKCSTNWGESWWLCIYFWIIAWGEYWLSMCLLSRN from the exons ATGTGGACCCCACCATGTCAGCTCCATCTCAAACCCCCCACGGAGAGGCTGTACAGATTGAGCAGATACCGGCTGAGGACATTGAGCCGGTGGAGGCTTTGCGGAGATCGCGACGCCCGCGTGCGCATGCTCCCGATTGCGGGACCGGTGATG GTAAGATTAGACCTGTCAGGGCATATGGGCGGAAACGAAAACATCATTAAATGCCTTAGTGTATGCTTATACTTCCTGCCTATAG GTGACTGGAATAAGCATGCAAAATGTTCTACTAATTGGGGAGAATCTTGGTGGCTGTGCATCTATTTCTGGATCATTGCTTGGGGAGAATACTGGCTGTCAATGTGTTTGTTgtcaagaaattga
- the LOC115990736 gene encoding serine/threonine-protein phosphatase 7 long form homolog yields the protein MQALDRVRPGPDVDTQLSQQPNHRSSPLWRCAADEEAPGMIKVRRRKCVLPQGGLDPRIMQHIDAAGLTGLFKVPDMEVDHALITALVERWRPETHTFHLPHGEMGITLQDMEVMLGLPVDGLPVTGKTDYIWNELCEQLLGHKPPPSIPNSNKSILAGARIRYTWLDAQFADPLVADAADEVVQQHARYHLLVRMGALLFMDRSADRVSLLPLQLLNPVSNARRYSWGSAALAWLYRQLCGASKKDAMQIGGALLLVQLWAYSRFPQLCPVVRPPLPPVHLGPLAIRWSGPKCTAEHATHVLAAYRTSLATVRAEQIVWEPYTHTLGSLPAYCTAGQHI from the exons ATGCAGGCACTAGATAGAGTGCGGCCTGGACCCGATGTGGATACCCAGTTGTCCCAGCAGCCGAATCATCGGTCAAGTCCGCTTTGGAGGTGCGCCGCTGACGAG GAGGCGCCTGGCATGATAAAGGTTCGACGCCGTAAATGTGTATTGCCACAGGGTGGGTTAGATCCACGTATCATGCAACACATAGATGCAGCAGGGTTGACTGGTTTATTCAAGGTTCCTGATATGGAGGTCGACCACGCCTTGATCACGGCGTTGGTTGAGCGGTGGCGTCCGGAGACGCACACGTTCCACTTACCCCATGGAGAAATGGGTATCACCTTGCAAGATATGGAGGTGATGCTGGGGCTTCCGGTGGATGGGTTGCCTGTCACTGGGAAGACAGACTACATATGGAATGAGCTGTGCGAACAGTTGTTGGGCCATAAACCTCCACCCTCGATACCAAACTCAAACAAGTCTATCCTTGCTGGGGCGAGGATAAGATACACCTGGCTTGATGCACAGTTTGCCGATCCCTTAGTTGCGGACGCTGCTGACGAAGTCGTGCAGCAACATGCCCGCTACCACCTACTTGTACGGATGGGGGCCCTCTTGTTCATGGACAGGTCTGCGGACCGGGTCTCACTGCTGCCTTTGCAGTTGCTCAACCCAGTCAGCAATGCGAGACGGTATAGCTGGGGTAGTGCAGCATTGGCCTGGCTGTATAGGCAACTTTGTGGTGCATCGAAGAAGGATGCGATGCAGATTGGAGGAGCACTCTTGTTGGTGCAGCTATGGGCCTATTCAAGGTTCCCACAATTATGCCCTGTTGTGAGGCCGCCTCTACCGCCAGTGCACTTAGGGCCCCTTGCCATTAG GTGGAGCGGGCCAAAATGCACCGCAGAGCATGCCACACACGTCCTTGCTGCGTACCGCACGTCACTGGCTACAGTACGGGCCGAGCAG ATTGTATGGGAGCCGTACACGCATACGCTAGGCTCCCTACCTGCGTATTGCACTGCTGGGCAGCATATTTGA
- the LOC115989403 gene encoding phospholipase A-2-activating protein-like → MTKFMRINGRTNSFVANHLSESLQCLASTLRRWRSGQPSESWEAHKAAIQALIKLPSGELVTGSTDTTLKLWRGSKCTHTFVGHTDQI, encoded by the exons ATGACGAAGTTTATGCGGATCAATGGTAGAACCAACTCCTTTGTAGCAAATCATTTATCCGAGTCTCTACAATGCTTGGCTAG CACATTAAGACGTTGGAGAAGTGGCCAACCTTCAGAATCCTGGGAGGCTCATAAGGCAGCAATCCAAGCACTCATAAAGCTACCTTCAGGCGAGCTTGTTACAG GTTCAACTGATACAACTTTAAAACTTTGGAGAGGAAGCAAATGTACACATACTTTTGTTGGGCATACAg ATCAAATATAG